Proteins encoded together in one Oncorhynchus mykiss isolate Arlee chromosome 7, USDA_OmykA_1.1, whole genome shotgun sequence window:
- the LOC110527312 gene encoding histone deacetylase complex subunit SAP18: MALESRITQEEIRKIPEKPIDREKTCPLLLRVFTTNGGRHHRGDEFARGQVPSSELQIYTWMDASLKELTSLVKEVYPDARKKGTHFGFAIVYPEPKRNGYRVKDIGNTVSGRKGENDSMTLQSQRFQIGDYLDIAITPPNRAPPLNPRMGMGRPF; this comes from the exons ATGGCTCTTGAATCAAGAATCACACAAGAAGAGATACGAAAAATCCCTGAAAAGCCTATCGACCGAGAAAAG ACTTGTCCTCTTCTGCTGCGGGTATTTACGACCAACGGTGGCAGGCATCACAGAGGGGACGAATTCGCACGAGGGCAAGTCCCTTCAAGTGAGCTGCAAATCTACACATG GATGGATGCCTCGCTAAAGGAGCTGACCAGCCTAGTGAAGGAGGTGTACCCTGATGCTCGGAAGAAAGGAACACACTTTGGTTTCGCCATCGTTTATCCTGAGCCCAAAAGAAATGGCTACAG AGTGAAAGACATCGGCAACACTGTGTCAGGCAGGAAGGGGGAAAATGACTCCATGACGCTACAGTCGCAGCGCTTCCAGATAGGAGACTACCTGGACATAGCCATCACACCACCCAACAGAGCCCCCCCACTTAACCCACGCATGGGCATGGGGAGGCCCTTCTGA